The Arachis hypogaea cultivar Tifrunner chromosome 14, arahy.Tifrunner.gnm2.J5K5, whole genome shotgun sequence genome has a segment encoding these proteins:
- the LOC112743921 gene encoding uncharacterized protein isoform X2 yields the protein MGGRESARQSRNCWVAVQPHPTFQPSSPPRARRAAASVRHTITPSRAVAKESSLSRDPRGEKLRDIEGGKRGSVTRGARPVAPPCANAVVLTVPPSPLPPRQSPSFMVEQRGRAREQSRCERSGAELGVQPPHPTVLASPAPPPLEPPCCAKLTLPPSEKAAIRTLTDSVSLSPVSGSVTAFLGGEVSRAAMPGSRKTPFTVTEIHCRGHLSHVEGGRAAGCRRTLPPPPKTAVESSVSGRVSMLAFRARCSQLPLSFQ from the exons ATGGGTGGAAGAGAGAGCGCGAGACAGAGCCGCAACTGCTGGGTTGCCGTCCAGCCTCACCCCACCTTCCAGCCTTCATCACCACCGCGTGCACGCCGTGCCGCCGCCTCTGTTCGTCACACCATCACTCCTAGCCGCGCCGTCGCCAAGGAATCATCGTTGTCGAGGGATCCCAGAGGAGAGAAACTGCGCGACATTGAGGGAGGAAAGCGCGGGTCAGTGACGCGAGGAGCACGACCCGTTGCGCCGCCGTGTGCTAACGCCGTCGTCCTCACCGTGCCGCCATCACCTTTGCCACCGAGACAGTCTCCGTCATTTATGGTAGAGCAGAGAGGGAGAGCTCGGGAGCAGAGCAGATGCGAGAGATCTGGGGCTGAGCTGGGAGTCCAGCCACCGCACCCGACCGTGCTTGCGTCGCCGGCGCCGCCTCCGTTGGAACCGCCGTGCTGCGCGAAGCTAACGCTTCCTCCGTCGGAAAAAGCCGCCATTAGAACCCTTACTGATTCGGTGAGCCTTTCCCCTGTTTCTGGTTCTGTCACAGCCTTTCTTGGAGGAGAAGTCAGTCGTGCCGCCATGCCTGGCAGCCGGAAAACGCCATTTACCGTCACCGAAATACACTGCCG TGGTCATCTGAGTCACGTGGAGGGAGGAAGGGCCGCTGGGTGTCGCCGTACCTTGCCTCCGCCGCCGAAAACAGCCGTTGAGTCCTCAGTATCGGGTCGTGTATCCATGCTTGCCTTTCGTGCTCGGTGTTCGCAGCTGCCTTTGTCATTTCAGTAA
- the LOC112743921 gene encoding uncharacterized protein isoform X1, with product MGGRESARQSRNCWVAVQPHPTFQPSSPPRARRAAASVRHTITPSRAVAKESSLSRDPRGEKLRDIEGGKRGSVTRGARPVAPPCANAVVLTVPPSPLPPRQSPSFMVEQRGRAREQSRCERSGAELGVQPPHPTVLASPAPPPLEPPCCAKLTLPPSEKAAIRTLTDSVSLSPVSGSVTAFLGGEVSRAAMPGSRKTPFTVTEIHCRGHLSHVEGGRAAGCRRTLPPPPKTAVESSVSGRVSMLAFRARCSQLPLSFHVAMVIVKVAGS from the exons ATGGGTGGAAGAGAGAGCGCGAGACAGAGCCGCAACTGCTGGGTTGCCGTCCAGCCTCACCCCACCTTCCAGCCTTCATCACCACCGCGTGCACGCCGTGCCGCCGCCTCTGTTCGTCACACCATCACTCCTAGCCGCGCCGTCGCCAAGGAATCATCGTTGTCGAGGGATCCCAGAGGAGAGAAACTGCGCGACATTGAGGGAGGAAAGCGCGGGTCAGTGACGCGAGGAGCACGACCCGTTGCGCCGCCGTGTGCTAACGCCGTCGTCCTCACCGTGCCGCCATCACCTTTGCCACCGAGACAGTCTCCGTCATTTATGGTAGAGCAGAGAGGGAGAGCTCGGGAGCAGAGCAGATGCGAGAGATCTGGGGCTGAGCTGGGAGTCCAGCCACCGCACCCGACCGTGCTTGCGTCGCCGGCGCCGCCTCCGTTGGAACCGCCGTGCTGCGCGAAGCTAACGCTTCCTCCGTCGGAAAAAGCCGCCATTAGAACCCTTACTGATTCGGTGAGCCTTTCCCCTGTTTCTGGTTCTGTCACAGCCTTTCTTGGAGGAGAAGTCAGTCGTGCCGCCATGCCTGGCAGCCGGAAAACGCCATTTACCGTCACCGAAATACACTGCCG TGGTCATCTGAGTCACGTGGAGGGAGGAAGGGCCGCTGGGTGTCGCCGTACCTTGCCTCCGCCGCCGAAAACAGCCGTTGAGTCCTCAGTATCGGGTCGTGTATCCATGCTTGCCTTTCGTGCTCGGTGTTCGCAGCTGCCTTTGTCATTTCA TGTTGCGATGGTTATTgtgaaagtggctgggagctga